From Leptotrichia wadei, one genomic window encodes:
- a CDS encoding ISAs1 family transposase, translating into MSEDKPNLKELLIYITQIEDKRQISKIKHKLNDIVVITLFAMLANIEYWEEIEEFGKMYFKALKRYLELPNGIPSHDTIQRVMATIEPEVTEVLLRKWMDLKISGEDKKIRKILNIDGKFLNGMKNKNNKPLDIVSAYSKEDGICYSQVAAEGKGNEIEAILRLLDKISVKECIVTIDAIGTQKEIIKKIRKKKGYFCLQVKGNQKALKEDIEDYFADKGFRKKLKGEGMYSRKTEKQRGRLETREYYYTEEIEWFIKRNKEWKEVKGIGASILTTEENGKKQEQKRYYITNITGGVEEFVRAVRGHWAIESYHWVLDVTFREDANKTLNKNAARNLNILRKLAISILEELPFRKKFSRRIKRYIISLDVRRYLKLFFDI; encoded by the coding sequence ATGTCAGAAGATAAACCAAATCTAAAAGAATTGTTAATATACATTACCCAAATAGAGGATAAGCGACAAATTTCTAAAATAAAGCATAAATTGAATGATATTGTTGTGATTACTCTCTTTGCCATGCTTGCAAATATTGAATACTGGGAAGAGATTGAAGAATTTGGAAAGATGTATTTCAAGGCATTAAAAAGATATCTGGAACTACCGAACGGCATACCTTCGCATGATACGATTCAAAGAGTTATGGCTACAATAGAGCCTGAAGTGACAGAAGTTCTCTTGAGAAAATGGATGGATCTAAAAATTTCCGGAGAAGATAAAAAAATAAGAAAAATATTAAATATTGATGGAAAATTTTTAAATGGGATGAAGAACAAAAATAATAAGCCATTAGACATAGTATCCGCATATTCCAAAGAAGATGGGATCTGCTATTCACAAGTGGCGGCTGAAGGAAAAGGGAATGAAATAGAAGCAATATTAAGGCTGCTTGATAAAATTTCAGTAAAGGAATGTATAGTTACAATAGATGCGATAGGAACCCAGAAAGAAATCATAAAAAAGATAAGAAAGAAGAAGGGATATTTCTGTCTTCAGGTAAAAGGGAATCAGAAGGCTTTAAAGGAAGATATAGAAGATTACTTTGCTGACAAGGGATTCAGGAAAAAATTAAAGGGCGAAGGAATGTACAGTAGGAAAACAGAAAAGCAAAGAGGACGGCTGGAAACGAGAGAATATTACTATACTGAAGAAATAGAATGGTTTATCAAAAGAAACAAGGAATGGAAAGAAGTAAAGGGGATAGGTGCATCAATATTAACAACAGAAGAAAATGGAAAAAAGCAAGAACAGAAAAGGTATTACATAACGAATATAACAGGGGGAGTGGAAGAATTTGTAAGAGCAGTAAGAGGACATTGGGCAATAGAAAGTTATCATTGGGTATTGGATGTAACATTTAGAGAAGATGCAAATAAGACATTAAACAAAAATGCGGCTAGAAATTTAAATATTCTAAGAAAATTAGCAATATCAATACTGGAAGAACTGCCGTTCAGAAAGAAATTTAGTAGAAGGATAAAAAGATATATTATATCGCTAGATGTAAGGAGATATTTAAAATTATTTTTTGATATATAG
- the rpsB gene encoding 30S ribosomal protein S2 yields the protein MAVITMKQLLEVGAHFGHQAKRWNPKMKPYIFTERNGIHILDLHQTLGATEAAYEFVRQISEEGGKVLFVGTKKQAQEAIKEEAERAGGFYVNHRWLGGLLTNLETIKKRVKRLKELEEMDADGTLDTAYTKKEAGLLRKEMAKLSKNIGGIKEMNTLPAALFVVDIKKEFLALEEAKKLGIPVIALIDTNVDPDLVTYKIPANDDAIRSVKLFAQVIANAAIEGNGGIENVAEGAEVEVPASEEIVEETVEEVVEETPEA from the coding sequence ATGGCAGTTATTACAATGAAACAATTATTAGAAGTGGGAGCACATTTTGGACATCAGGCAAAAAGATGGAATCCTAAAATGAAACCATATATCTTTACAGAAAGAAACGGAATCCATATTTTGGATTTACACCAAACTTTAGGAGCAACTGAAGCGGCTTATGAATTTGTTAGACAAATTTCTGAAGAAGGTGGAAAAGTATTATTCGTTGGAACTAAAAAACAAGCTCAAGAAGCCATTAAAGAAGAAGCAGAAAGAGCTGGAGGATTTTATGTAAACCACAGATGGCTAGGTGGATTATTAACTAACTTGGAAACTATCAAAAAAAGAGTAAAAAGATTAAAAGAATTAGAAGAAATGGATGCTGACGGAACTTTAGACACAGCTTACACTAAAAAAGAAGCTGGGTTATTAAGAAAAGAAATGGCAAAACTTTCTAAAAACATCGGTGGAATTAAAGAAATGAACACTTTACCAGCTGCATTATTCGTAGTTGACATCAAAAAAGAATTCTTGGCATTGGAAGAAGCTAAAAAATTAGGAATTCCTGTAATCGCATTAATCGATACAAATGTAGATCCTGATTTAGTAACTTACAAAATTCCTGCAAATGATGATGCTATAAGATCAGTAAAATTATTTGCGCAAGTTATTGCAAATGCTGCAATTGAAGGAAATGGTGGAATTGAAAATGTTGCTGAAGGAGCAGAAGTGGAAGTTCCTGCAAGCGAAGAAATCGTTGAAGAAACAGTAGAAGAAGTTGTTGAAGAAACTCCAGAAGCATAA
- the tsf gene encoding translation elongation factor Ts — protein MAITTALIKELRERTGAGMLDCKKALQENGGDIEKAIDWLREKGIAKAAKKSGRVAAEGLVFAAVSEDRKKGAILEFNSETDFVAKNDEFKSFGEKLVDLTLNHDLTSEDELKAIEFEGKTVETHLTELIAKIGENMNIRRLKVISTDGFIETYIHLGGKIGVLLDVNGEATPENIEKARGVAMHIAAMDPKYLDKSEVTADDLEREKEIARHQLTAEGKPANIIEKILEGKMRKFYEENCLVQQKYVRDDSVTIGKFIAPSTINSFDRFKVGEGIEKEEVDFAAEVAAQISGN, from the coding sequence GTGGCAATTACAACAGCACTTATTAAAGAATTAAGAGAAAGAACAGGAGCAGGAATGCTTGACTGTAAAAAAGCTTTACAAGAAAACGGTGGAGATATTGAAAAAGCAATTGACTGGTTAAGAGAAAAAGGGATTGCTAAAGCGGCTAAAAAATCTGGAAGAGTTGCAGCAGAAGGATTGGTATTTGCAGCAGTTTCTGAAGATAGAAAAAAAGGTGCTATCTTGGAATTCAACTCTGAAACAGACTTCGTTGCTAAAAATGATGAATTTAAATCATTTGGGGAAAAATTAGTAGATTTGACTTTAAATCATGACTTGACAAGTGAAGATGAATTGAAGGCAATTGAATTTGAAGGAAAAACAGTTGAAACTCACTTAACTGAATTAATTGCTAAAATTGGTGAAAATATGAATATCAGAAGATTAAAAGTAATTTCTACTGATGGATTCATTGAAACTTATATTCACTTGGGTGGAAAAATTGGTGTATTATTAGATGTTAATGGAGAAGCTACTCCTGAAAATATTGAAAAAGCAAGAGGCGTTGCAATGCACATTGCTGCAATGGATCCAAAATACTTGGATAAATCAGAAGTTACAGCTGATGACTTGGAAAGAGAAAAAGAAATTGCAAGACATCAATTGACTGCAGAAGGAAAACCTGCTAATATTATTGAAAAAATATTAGAAGGAAAAATGAGAAAATTCTACGAAGAAAACTGTTTAGTACAACAAAAATATGTTAGAGATGACAGCGTTACTATTGGAAAATTTATTGCCCCTAGCACAATAAATTCATTTGACAGATTTAAAGTTGGAGAAGGAATCGAAAAAGAAGAAGTAGATTTCGCTGCTGAAGTAGCTGCACAAATTTCTGGAAATTAA
- the pyrH gene encoding UMP kinase, with amino-acid sequence MFKYKRILLKLSGEALAGDKEFGFSNEVLESFAKQIKDVHEKGVQIAIVIGGGNIFRGISGMEKGFDRVTGDTMGMLATVMNGLALQNSIESLGVPTRVMTALQMPQVAELYIRRKAIRHLEKGRVVIFAGGTSNPYFTTDSSGALRAVEIQADVLAKGTKVDGIYDKDPMKFSDAVRYDTVTFDEAISKNLGVMDTAALSLCRENQMPIVVFNALEEGNILKMAQGEDIGTTVKK; translated from the coding sequence ATGTTTAAATATAAAAGAATATTATTAAAATTAAGTGGAGAAGCACTTGCAGGGGATAAGGAATTTGGATTTTCAAATGAAGTGCTTGAAAGTTTTGCAAAACAAATAAAGGATGTTCATGAAAAAGGTGTACAAATTGCTATTGTTATTGGCGGTGGAAATATTTTTCGTGGAATAAGCGGGATGGAAAAAGGGTTCGACAGAGTTACTGGCGACACAATGGGAATGCTTGCAACTGTTATGAATGGGCTGGCATTACAAAATTCAATCGAAAGTCTGGGAGTTCCGACACGTGTGATGACTGCGCTTCAAATGCCGCAAGTGGCAGAACTTTACATAAGACGTAAAGCTATAAGACATTTGGAAAAGGGAAGAGTTGTTATTTTTGCAGGTGGAACAAGTAATCCTTACTTTACAACAGATTCTTCGGGAGCTTTAAGAGCTGTGGAAATTCAAGCGGATGTGCTTGCAAAAGGTACAAAAGTTGATGGAATTTACGATAAGGATCCAATGAAATTTAGTGATGCTGTTAGATATGACACTGTAACTTTTGATGAAGCAATTTCAAAAAATTTAGGAGTAATGGATACAGCGGCACTTTCACTATGCCGGGAAAACCAAATGCCAATTGTAGTATTTAACGCTTTGGAAGAAGGAAATATACTAAAAATGGCTCAAGGTGAAGATATAGGAACAACTGTAAAAAAATAA
- the frr gene encoding ribosome recycling factor, with translation MLDAILKEAEEKMAKSVENTKEKFSHVRAGRASVSMLDGVTVEAYGSPTPLNQVGTVSAPEARLLVIDPWDKSLIPVIEKTILQANLGFNPSNDGKVIRLLVPELTEDRRKEYVKMVKKEAEEGKVAIRNVRKDINNKLRKLEKDSEITEDELKSNEEKVQKTTDKFIAQVDDALNKKEKELLTV, from the coding sequence ATGTTAGACGCAATTTTAAAAGAAGCTGAAGAAAAAATGGCAAAATCTGTGGAAAATACAAAAGAAAAATTTTCACATGTAAGAGCAGGACGTGCGAGCGTTTCTATGCTTGACGGAGTAACTGTGGAAGCTTATGGTTCGCCAACTCCGCTTAACCAAGTTGGAACAGTTTCAGCTCCAGAAGCTAGATTATTAGTAATTGATCCTTGGGATAAATCGTTAATTCCAGTGATTGAAAAAACAATTTTACAGGCAAACTTAGGATTTAATCCTTCAAATGATGGAAAGGTTATTAGACTTCTTGTGCCAGAACTTACAGAAGACCGTAGAAAAGAATATGTAAAAATGGTAAAAAAAGAAGCTGAAGAAGGAAAAGTTGCAATTAGAAACGTAAGAAAAGACATCAACAATAAATTAAGAAAACTTGAAAAAGACAGTGAAATTACAGAAGATGAATTGAAATCAAATGAAGAAAAAGTTCAAAAAACAACAGATAAATTTATCGCACAAGTTGATGATGCCTTGAATAAAAAGGAAAAAGAATTATTAACAGTTTAG